One segment of Thermosynechococcus sp. HN-54 DNA contains the following:
- the tuf gene encoding elongation factor Tu, with translation MARAKFERTKPHVNIGTIGHVDHGKTTLTAAITMTLAAQGKAQARKYDEIDAAPEEKARGITINTAHVEYETEKRHYAHVDCPGHADYVKNMITGAAQMDGAILVVAATDGAMPQTKEHILLARQVGVPSIVVFLNKVDMVDDEELLELVELELRELLSEYEFPGDEVPIIRGSGLKALEAMTVNPKTQRGENEWVDKIYELMDAVDNYIPTPERDVDKPFLMAVEDVFSITGRGTVATGRIERGRIKLNETVELVGLRETRTTTVTGIEMFKKSLEEGIAGDNAGLLLRGLKKEDVERGMVIAKPGSITPHTQFEGEVYVLTEKEGGRKTPFFAGYRPQFYVRTTDVTGTITSFTADDGSAAEMVMPGDRIKMTVELIQPIAIEQGMRFAIREGGRTIGAGVVSKILK, from the coding sequence ATGGCACGCGCTAAATTTGAACGAACCAAACCCCACGTTAACATTGGTACGATTGGTCACGTTGACCACGGTAAAACCACATTGACCGCAGCCATCACCATGACACTGGCCGCCCAAGGGAAAGCTCAGGCTCGCAAATACGATGAAATTGACGCTGCACCTGAGGAAAAAGCCCGTGGGATTACCATCAACACGGCTCATGTGGAGTATGAAACGGAGAAACGTCACTACGCCCACGTGGATTGCCCCGGCCACGCTGACTATGTAAAAAACATGATCACCGGTGCCGCCCAAATGGATGGTGCCATTCTCGTGGTGGCCGCTACCGATGGTGCAATGCCCCAAACCAAAGAGCACATTCTCTTGGCTCGTCAGGTGGGGGTGCCCAGCATCGTTGTCTTTCTGAACAAGGTGGACATGGTGGACGACGAAGAACTGCTGGAGCTGGTGGAACTGGAACTGCGGGAACTCCTCAGTGAATATGAATTCCCCGGTGACGAAGTGCCCATCATCCGTGGTTCGGGTCTGAAAGCCCTTGAAGCCATGACCGTCAATCCAAAAACCCAACGCGGCGAAAATGAGTGGGTAGATAAGATCTACGAACTAATGGACGCCGTGGATAACTACATTCCCACCCCTGAGCGGGATGTGGATAAGCCCTTCCTGATGGCTGTGGAAGACGTGTTCTCCATTACTGGTCGGGGTACCGTGGCTACGGGTCGCATTGAGCGCGGTCGTATTAAACTCAACGAAACCGTTGAACTCGTGGGCCTGCGAGAAACCCGTACAACAACCGTCACCGGTATTGAAATGTTCAAGAAGAGCCTCGAAGAGGGGATTGCCGGTGACAACGCTGGTCTGCTCCTGCGCGGTCTGAAAAAAGAGGATGTAGAACGGGGAATGGTGATTGCCAAGCCCGGCTCCATTACGCCCCACACCCAATTTGAGGGTGAAGTGTACGTGCTCACTGAGAAAGAGGGTGGCCGTAAAACCCCCTTCTTTGCGGGTTACCGTCCGCAGTTTTATGTGCGTACCACCGATGTGACTGGTACGATTACTTCCTTCACCGCTGACGATGGTAGCGCCGCTGAAATGGTGATGCCCGGTGACCGTATCAAAATGACGGTGGAACTGATCCAGCCCATTGCCATTGAGCAGGGGATGCGCTTTGCCATCCGTGAAGGTGGCCGTACGATTGGTGCGGGCGTTGTCTCCAAAATCCTGAAGTAG
- the rpsG gene encoding 30S ribosomal protein S7 — protein sequence MSRRTRAQKRPTAPDPVYNNVLVNMLIQRIMLNGKKSLASRIVYDAMKTVQERTGEDALQIFERAVKNATPLVEVKARRVGGATYQVPMEVRPDRGVALALRWLVQFSRKRAGRSMSVKLANELMDAANETGSTIRKREETHKMAEANKAFAHYRY from the coding sequence ATGTCTCGTCGCACTCGCGCTCAAAAACGGCCTACTGCCCCTGATCCGGTCTATAACAACGTGCTGGTGAATATGTTGATCCAGCGGATTATGCTCAATGGCAAAAAATCCCTTGCCAGCCGCATTGTCTATGACGCGATGAAAACTGTACAGGAGCGCACCGGCGAGGATGCTCTGCAAATTTTTGAGCGTGCAGTGAAAAATGCAACGCCCCTAGTGGAAGTGAAAGCCCGTCGTGTGGGGGGTGCCACCTACCAAGTGCCCATGGAAGTCCGTCCCGATCGCGGGGTTGCCTTGGCTTTGCGCTGGTTAGTGCAATTTTCCCGCAAACGAGCCGGTCGTTCAATGTCAGTCAAGCTGGCCAATGAACTAATGGATGCCGCTAATGAGACAGGCAGCACCATTCGTAAACGGGAAGAGACCCACAAAATGGCAGAAGCCAACAAGGCCTTTGCCCACTATCGCTACTAA
- the rpsL gene encoding 30S ribosomal protein S12 — MPTIQQLIRQERELLKKKTKSPALKSCPQRRGVCTRVYTTTPKKPNSALRKVARVRLTSGFEVTAYIPGIGHNLQEHSVVMIRGGRVKDLPGVRYHIIRGTLDTAGVKDRKQGRSKYGAKRPKPGEAAATGKKK; from the coding sequence ATGCCCACCATCCAGCAACTGATCCGCCAAGAGCGGGAACTGTTGAAAAAGAAAACAAAATCTCCTGCCCTCAAAAGCTGCCCCCAGCGGCGTGGGGTGTGCACACGGGTCTATACAACAACCCCCAAAAAGCCCAATTCTGCCCTGCGTAAAGTGGCACGGGTACGCTTAACCTCTGGTTTTGAGGTCACCGCCTATATTCCGGGAATTGGCCACAACTTGCAGGAGCACTCTGTGGTAATGATTCGCGGCGGTCGGGTTAAAGATTTGCCCGGTGTGCGCTACCACATTATTCGTGGCACGCTGGATACCGCTGGTGTCAAAGACCGTAAGCAAGGTCGCTCTAAATACGGTGCCAAGCGTCCCAAACCCGGTGAGGCTGCTGCTACCGGCAAGAAAAAATAA
- a CDS encoding YnfA family protein, giving the protein MKMVKSLLELGGAYLVWLWLRQHKSIWYALAGAVVLFLYGMVPTLQPAHFGRVQAAYSGIFLLVALLWRWGIDKVRPDKFDLLGAGVALLGMLIIMYAPRSH; this is encoded by the coding sequence ATGAAAATGGTGAAATCCTTACTGGAGCTGGGGGGAGCTTATCTGGTATGGCTCTGGCTGCGCCAGCACAAGAGCATTTGGTATGCCTTAGCAGGAGCAGTTGTACTCTTTCTCTATGGCATGGTACCGACGCTTCAACCCGCACATTTCGGTCGTGTTCAGGCTGCCTATAGTGGCATTTTCCTGCTCGTGGCTCTGTTGTGGAGATGGGGAATTGATAAAGTGCGCCCCGATAAATTTGATCTGCTGGGTGCTGGGGTTGCCCTACTGGGAATGCTCATTATTATGTATGCGCCAAGGAGCCATTGA
- the fusA gene encoding elongation factor G — MARTTPLERVRNIGIAAHIDAGKTTTTERILFYSGVVHKIGEVHEGTTVTDWMEQERERGITITAAAISTSWKDHQINIIDTPGHVDFTIEVERSMRVLDGVIAVFCSVGGVQPQSETVWRQADRYSVPRIVFVNKMDRTGANFYKVYDQIRDRLRANAVPIQLPIGAEDKFKGIVDLVRMRAKIYKDDLGKEIEDTEIPAEMTELAEEYRTKLIEAVAETDDALMEKYFEGEELTEEEIRAALRKGTISGTIVPMLCGSAFKNKGVQLLLDAVVDYLPAPIDIPAIKGHLPDGTEVERAADDDQPLAALAFKIMSDPYGRLTFVRVYSGVLKKGSYVLNATKGKKERISRLIVLKADERIEVDELRAGDLGAALGLKETFTGDTLCDESSPVILESLYIPEPVISVAVEPKTKQDMEKLSKALQALSEEDPTFRVSVDPETNQTVIAGMGELHLEILVDRMQREFKVEANIGQPQVAYRETIRKPVRAEGKFIRQSGGKGQYGHVVIEVEPAEPGTGFEFVSKIVGGVVPKEYIPPAEQGMREACESGILAGYPVIDLKVTLVDGSYHEVDSSEMAFKIAGSMAIKEAVMKANPVLLEPMMKVEVEVPEEFLGTVMGDLISRRGQIEGQTVENGIAKVTAKVPLERMFGYATDIRSNTQGRGIFSMEFSHYEEVPRNVAEAIIAKNKGNA, encoded by the coding sequence GTGGCACGGACGACCCCGCTAGAGCGAGTGCGAAACATCGGGATTGCCGCTCACATTGATGCGGGTAAAACAACCACAACTGAACGTATTCTTTTCTATTCTGGTGTGGTGCACAAAATTGGCGAAGTGCACGAGGGTACCACGGTTACCGACTGGATGGAACAGGAGCGGGAGCGGGGCATCACGATTACAGCCGCCGCCATTAGCACCTCTTGGAAAGACCACCAGATTAACATTATTGACACCCCCGGCCACGTAGACTTCACGATTGAGGTGGAGCGCTCCATGCGGGTTCTCGATGGGGTGATTGCGGTATTCTGCTCCGTTGGTGGTGTGCAGCCCCAGTCAGAAACTGTGTGGCGGCAAGCGGATCGCTACAGCGTCCCGCGCATTGTCTTTGTCAACAAGATGGATCGCACTGGGGCAAACTTCTACAAAGTCTATGACCAGATTCGCGATCGCCTGCGAGCCAATGCCGTGCCGATTCAGCTGCCCATTGGTGCTGAAGATAAGTTCAAAGGGATCGTTGATCTGGTGCGGATGCGCGCCAAAATCTACAAAGACGATCTTGGTAAGGAAATCGAAGACACCGAAATTCCTGCCGAGATGACTGAGCTGGCGGAAGAGTATCGCACCAAGCTCATCGAGGCTGTTGCTGAAACCGACGATGCCCTCATGGAAAAATACTTTGAGGGGGAAGAACTCACAGAAGAGGAAATCCGCGCTGCCCTACGCAAAGGGACAATCTCGGGCACCATTGTGCCGATGCTTTGCGGCTCTGCCTTCAAAAACAAAGGCGTGCAATTACTCCTTGATGCCGTGGTGGACTACCTGCCGGCACCCATTGACATTCCTGCTATTAAAGGTCATCTGCCGGATGGTACGGAAGTGGAGCGAGCTGCCGATGATGATCAACCCCTAGCGGCACTAGCCTTCAAGATCATGTCGGATCCCTATGGTCGCCTGACTTTCGTGCGCGTTTATTCCGGTGTTCTCAAAAAAGGCAGCTATGTCCTCAATGCCACCAAGGGCAAGAAAGAGCGCATTTCTCGTCTGATCGTGCTCAAAGCCGATGAGCGGATTGAGGTGGATGAACTGCGAGCCGGCGATTTAGGAGCTGCCTTGGGTCTGAAGGAAACTTTCACGGGGGATACCCTCTGCGATGAAAGCTCGCCCGTGATTCTTGAATCGCTGTATATTCCAGAGCCAGTGATTTCCGTGGCTGTGGAACCCAAAACCAAGCAGGACATGGAAAAACTCTCCAAAGCCCTGCAAGCCCTCTCTGAGGAAGACCCCACGTTCCGCGTCAGCGTTGATCCAGAAACCAACCAAACTGTGATTGCGGGCATGGGGGAACTGCACCTCGAGATCCTTGTGGATCGGATGCAGCGGGAGTTCAAAGTGGAAGCCAATATTGGCCAACCCCAAGTGGCCTACCGCGAAACGATTCGCAAACCCGTCCGTGCCGAAGGCAAGTTTATCCGTCAAAGTGGCGGTAAAGGCCAATATGGTCACGTCGTCATTGAAGTGGAGCCTGCTGAACCGGGAACAGGATTTGAGTTTGTCTCCAAAATTGTCGGCGGTGTTGTGCCTAAGGAGTATATTCCACCCGCTGAACAGGGGATGCGGGAAGCCTGTGAATCCGGGATTCTGGCAGGTTATCCAGTGATTGACCTCAAAGTCACACTAGTGGATGGCTCCTACCACGAGGTTGACTCCTCAGAGATGGCCTTCAAAATTGCCGGCTCCATGGCCATTAAAGAGGCAGTGATGAAAGCTAATCCGGTGCTGCTGGAGCCAATGATGAAGGTCGAGGTCGAGGTTCCAGAAGAATTCCTTGGGACAGTGATGGGAGACTTAATTTCCCGTCGTGGTCAAATTGAGGGACAAACCGTGGAAAATGGCATTGCCAAAGTAACGGCAAAAGTCCCTCTCGAACGGATGTTTGGTTATGCCACTGACATTCGCTCGAATACCCAAGGTCGGGGAATTTTCTCGATGGAATTTAGCCATTACGAGGAAGTCCCCCGTAATGTGGCTGAGGCGATCATTGCCAAAAATAAAGGGAACGCATAG
- the uvrC gene encoding excinuclease ABC subunit UvrC has protein sequence MLQPLIQDRDRLEQVLRQLPLAPGVYFFKDKTDQILYIGKSKRLRSRVRSYFREPAQLGPRLELMVYQVADIEFIVTDTEAEALALEANLVKQHQPHFNVLLKDDKKYPYVCITWSEPYPRIFITRKRQFGNVGDTSSDAPKDRYYGPYVDSFRLRQTLALVKRLFPLRQRPRPLFKDRPCLNYDIGRCPGVCQALISPQEYRQTLQKVAMIFQGRTGELVAQLQAQMAQAAADLNFELAARLRDQIRGLEQLGVDQKVSLPDDTVSRDAIALALGDRHAAIQLFQIRAGRLVGRLAFVADAQSASAGGILQRVLEEHYAQVDDVEIPSEILLQYPLPEADLLRTYLSAKKGRAVTLTVPQRQAKAELIAMVQRNAELELARIQQASDRTQIALEDLAQLLGLEPLPHRIEGYDISHIQGSDAVASRVVFIDGLPAKQHYRHYNIRHPEVKLGHSDDFASLAEILRRRFAPYLEGKGKTLEADDWPDIVLIDGGKGQLAAVVQVLEPLLADLTILSLAKQREEIFLPHQREPLSADPEQPGVQLLRRVRDEAHRFALNFHRQKRAQRQRRSHLDQIPGLGYQRQKELLATFRSIDYIRMATPEQLAQVHGVGPRLAEKIYRYFHADTD, from the coding sequence ATGCTTCAGCCCTTGATTCAGGATCGCGATCGCTTGGAACAGGTCTTGCGGCAACTGCCCTTGGCACCCGGCGTTTATTTCTTCAAGGACAAGACGGATCAAATTCTCTACATTGGCAAGTCCAAACGCTTGCGATCGCGGGTGCGCTCCTATTTTCGTGAACCGGCTCAACTGGGGCCACGCCTTGAGTTAATGGTCTATCAGGTGGCAGACATTGAGTTTATTGTCACCGATACGGAAGCCGAAGCTCTTGCCCTCGAAGCCAATTTAGTCAAGCAGCATCAGCCCCACTTTAATGTCCTCCTCAAGGATGACAAGAAATATCCCTACGTCTGTATTACGTGGTCAGAACCCTATCCCCGCATTTTTATTACCCGCAAACGCCAATTTGGCAATGTGGGCGATACGAGCAGTGATGCTCCCAAGGATCGCTACTATGGCCCCTACGTGGATAGCTTTCGTCTGCGCCAAACCCTTGCCCTTGTGAAGCGGCTTTTTCCCCTGCGGCAACGCCCCCGCCCCCTTTTCAAAGATCGTCCTTGCCTAAACTATGACATTGGTCGCTGTCCGGGGGTCTGCCAAGCCTTGATTTCACCCCAAGAGTATCGGCAAACGTTGCAAAAGGTGGCCATGATCTTTCAGGGACGCACGGGGGAACTGGTGGCACAGCTCCAAGCACAAATGGCGCAGGCAGCGGCGGATCTCAATTTTGAATTGGCAGCACGACTGCGGGATCAAATTCGCGGCCTTGAACAGTTAGGCGTGGATCAAAAGGTGTCCTTGCCCGATGACACGGTCTCACGGGATGCCATTGCCCTTGCCTTGGGCGATCGCCATGCCGCCATTCAACTCTTTCAAATTCGCGCTGGTCGCTTGGTGGGACGCTTGGCCTTTGTTGCCGATGCTCAAAGTGCCAGTGCGGGAGGAATTTTGCAACGGGTGCTCGAAGAACACTACGCTCAAGTGGACGATGTCGAAATTCCCAGTGAAATTTTGCTGCAATATCCGCTGCCAGAGGCCGATCTACTGCGTACCTACTTGAGTGCAAAAAAGGGCCGCGCCGTTACCCTCACCGTTCCCCAGCGGCAGGCAAAAGCAGAACTCATTGCCATGGTGCAACGCAATGCAGAATTAGAATTGGCACGCATTCAACAGGCCAGCGATCGCACCCAAATAGCTCTTGAAGATTTAGCCCAACTCCTTGGCCTTGAACCCCTGCCCCACCGCATTGAGGGCTACGACATTTCCCACATTCAAGGGTCTGACGCAGTGGCCTCACGGGTGGTCTTTATTGATGGCCTGCCCGCCAAGCAGCACTATCGCCACTACAACATCCGCCACCCCGAGGTAAAGCTTGGCCACTCCGACGACTTTGCCAGTCTTGCCGAGATTCTCCGCCGCCGCTTTGCCCCCTACCTTGAAGGAAAAGGGAAGACCTTAGAGGCTGATGATTGGCCAGATATCGTCCTCATTGATGGCGGCAAGGGTCAACTCGCTGCCGTGGTTCAGGTGTTGGAGCCACTCTTGGCGGATCTCACGATTCTCAGCTTGGCCAAACAGCGGGAGGAGATTTTCCTGCCCCACCAACGCGAACCTCTCTCGGCTGATCCAGAACAACCGGGGGTGCAATTGCTGCGGCGAGTTCGGGATGAAGCGCATCGTTTTGCCCTTAACTTCCATCGTCAAAAACGCGCCCAACGCCAACGGCGATCGCACCTCGACCAAATTCCCGGCTTAGGCTATCAACGCCAAAAGGAACTCCTTGCCACCTTTCGCTCCATCGACTACATCCGCATGGCCACGCCTGAACAGTTGGCGCAGGTGCATGGGGTCGGCCCCCGCCTAGCGGAAAAAATTTACCGCTACTTTCATGCTGATACCGATTAG
- a CDS encoding sodium-dependent bicarbonate transport family permease, which yields MDFLGQFLQDFVKQLQSPTLGFLIGGMVIAALGSQLQIPDAIYKFIIFMLLMKVGLSGGIAIRSSNLQEMLLPALFAVVMGILIVFIGRYTLAKLPKVKTVDAIATAGLFGAVSGSTMAAAVTALEAQKISYEPWAPALYPFMDIPALVTAIVVASIYLKKKQEKKAPASLSAVGAYAGSGSATGYASSTSEYPTTASEYRSQQSKRVRIWPIVKESLQGAALSALLLGLALGIFTRPDSVYESFYNPLFRGLLSVLMLVMGMEAWSRLGELRKVAQWYVVYAVVAPLVHGLIAFGLGMIAHYVTGFSLGGVVILAVIACSSSDISGPPTLRAGIPSANPSAYIGASTAIGTPIAIGLGIPLYLGLAQAIMGGS from the coding sequence GTGGATTTTCTCGGTCAGTTTTTGCAGGATTTTGTCAAGCAGTTACAGTCACCTACCCTTGGTTTCCTAATTGGTGGCATGGTGATTGCAGCCCTAGGTAGCCAACTCCAGATTCCCGATGCCATCTATAAGTTCATTATTTTTATGTTGCTCATGAAGGTTGGCCTCAGCGGTGGCATTGCGATTCGCAGTTCCAACTTGCAGGAGATGCTCTTGCCAGCACTTTTTGCTGTGGTCATGGGTATTCTTATTGTCTTTATTGGCCGTTATACCTTAGCCAAGCTACCGAAGGTCAAAACCGTTGACGCGATCGCCACCGCAGGCCTATTTGGGGCTGTAAGTGGTTCGACGATGGCAGCAGCGGTGACGGCTCTGGAGGCGCAGAAAATTAGCTACGAACCTTGGGCCCCCGCACTGTATCCGTTTATGGATATTCCTGCCTTGGTGACAGCGATTGTCGTTGCCAGCATTTACCTCAAGAAAAAACAGGAGAAAAAGGCGCCGGCTTCCCTCAGTGCCGTTGGTGCCTATGCCGGTTCAGGGAGCGCCACAGGTTATGCCAGTAGCACGAGTGAGTACCCCACCACTGCCAGTGAATACCGCAGTCAACAAAGCAAACGAGTCAGAATCTGGCCGATTGTCAAAGAGAGTCTGCAAGGGGCAGCCCTTTCGGCACTCCTTCTAGGGCTTGCTTTGGGTATCTTTACCCGTCCCGACAGTGTCTATGAGAGTTTTTACAACCCTCTGTTTCGCGGTTTACTCTCCGTGTTGATGCTCGTCATGGGGATGGAGGCTTGGTCACGCTTGGGTGAGTTGCGCAAAGTCGCTCAGTGGTATGTGGTCTATGCCGTCGTAGCACCGCTGGTGCATGGCCTGATTGCCTTTGGTTTGGGAATGATTGCCCACTATGTCACTGGCTTTAGCCTTGGGGGTGTGGTGATTCTAGCCGTGATTGCCTGCTCTAGTTCTGATATTTCTGGGCCGCCAACATTACGGGCAGGTATTCCCTCCGCCAACCCTTCCGCCTATATTGGTGCTTCCACCGCGATCGGGACTCCCATTGCCATTGGCTTAGGAATTCCGCTTTACCTTGGCCTTGCCCAAGCAATCATGGGCGGCAGCTAG
- a CDS encoding P-II family nitrogen regulator, translating into MAKPAKKLVIVTEKILLKKIAQIIDEAGATGYTVMETGGKGSRNVRSSGQPSVSDTQANIKFEVLTQTREMAEKIVDRVAAEFFNDYAGIAYIYDAEVLYAHSFCGPEGC; encoded by the coding sequence GTGGCCAAGCCAGCAAAGAAGCTTGTGATTGTGACCGAGAAGATTCTCTTGAAAAAAATTGCCCAAATTATTGATGAGGCAGGTGCCACTGGCTACACGGTGATGGAAACCGGCGGCAAAGGCAGCCGCAATGTGCGCTCCTCTGGGCAACCCAGCGTGTCCGATACCCAAGCCAACATTAAGTTTGAGGTTCTCACCCAGACGCGGGAAATGGCTGAAAAGATCGTGGATCGCGTTGCTGCTGAGTTTTTTAATGACTATGCCGGCATTGCCTACATCTATGATGCGGAAGTATTGTATGCCCACAGCTTTTGTGGCCCAGAGGGCTGCTGA
- a CDS encoding M61 family metallopeptidase, with amino-acid sequence MTHTTIYPSPSESSLQTPAMAYRINCQQGHTHLLGVTLRLRAPQTDVLDLHLPVWTPGSYLVREYARHLQDFTVTAADGTPLDWWKCSKNQWQVACTPAQELEVRYAIYAHELSVRTNHFDSSHAYFNPAAVCLYVPEYRDQPLTVTIEAPPDWRVTTPLKPFGEDGFTFWAANYDLLVDSPFEVGTHAVYTFEAGGKPHELAVWGKGNFEPQRAIADIQRIIETETSLFGGLPYDRYVFILHLTHKGYGGLEHLNSCSLIFHRFGFQQAEQYRRFLCLVAHEFFHLWNVKRIRPQAFEIFDYDSENYTTSLWFAEGVTSYFDQLIPLWAGLFDAEAYLKLLSDSLNRYLHTPGRFVQSLSAASFDAWIKLYRPDENSINSQMSYYLKGELVALLLDLRIRLNFNHRRSLLDVLRRLWQQYCETGQGYTPDELWETIETVADENLGTWREQFIEETVELPLQEWLAKVGLELVPQDALPYTGLQFKQEHGSLQIKAVLRDSPAEQAGLVAGDEIIALNGWRVKAEDWSERLREYSVGETIHLTWFHDHQLHTGALILGQPQPRYQVQCRADATPNQRAHLEAWLGATAAQL; translated from the coding sequence ATGACGCATACGACCATTTATCCTTCCCCCTCTGAGTCTTCTCTTCAGACCCCTGCCATGGCCTACAGGATTAACTGCCAGCAGGGGCATACGCATCTTTTAGGGGTGACGTTGCGGTTAAGGGCACCGCAAACTGATGTCCTTGATCTGCACTTACCGGTATGGACGCCCGGCTCCTACCTTGTGCGCGAATATGCGAGGCATCTTCAAGACTTTACGGTAACGGCCGCTGACGGTACTCCCCTTGACTGGTGGAAGTGCTCTAAAAATCAGTGGCAGGTGGCCTGCACCCCCGCTCAAGAACTGGAAGTGCGCTATGCCATCTATGCCCATGAACTCTCGGTACGCACAAACCACTTTGATAGCAGCCACGCCTACTTCAATCCGGCAGCGGTGTGCCTCTATGTGCCCGAGTATCGCGACCAGCCCCTAACGGTAACCATTGAGGCGCCCCCCGATTGGCGGGTGACCACTCCCCTCAAACCCTTTGGCGAGGATGGTTTCACATTTTGGGCAGCAAATTACGACCTGCTGGTGGATAGTCCCTTTGAGGTGGGCACCCATGCTGTTTACACCTTTGAGGCGGGGGGGAAACCTCATGAATTGGCGGTGTGGGGCAAGGGCAATTTTGAGCCGCAGCGGGCGATCGCTGACATTCAGCGGATCATTGAAACAGAGACAAGTCTCTTTGGCGGCCTGCCCTACGATCGCTATGTCTTTATTTTGCACCTTACCCACAAAGGCTATGGCGGTCTCGAACATCTCAATAGCTGCTCGTTGATTTTTCATCGCTTTGGCTTTCAGCAAGCGGAGCAGTATCGCCGCTTTCTCTGTTTAGTGGCTCACGAATTTTTCCATCTCTGGAATGTCAAACGCATCCGCCCCCAAGCCTTTGAGATCTTTGATTACGACAGCGAAAACTACACCACGAGCCTCTGGTTTGCGGAGGGGGTGACCAGTTATTTTGACCAACTGATTCCCCTGTGGGCGGGGCTATTTGATGCTGAGGCCTATCTGAAGCTGCTGAGCGACAGTCTCAATCGCTACTTGCACACCCCCGGTCGTTTTGTTCAGTCTCTGAGTGCTGCGAGTTTTGATGCGTGGATTAAGCTCTATCGTCCCGATGAAAATAGCATCAACTCGCAAATGTCCTACTACCTGAAGGGCGAGCTAGTGGCACTGCTGTTGGATTTGCGGATTCGCCTGAACTTTAATCACCGGCGATCGCTCCTCGATGTCCTACGGCGGTTGTGGCAGCAGTATTGCGAAACAGGTCAAGGCTACACCCCCGACGAGTTGTGGGAGACGATTGAAACCGTTGCCGATGAAAACTTGGGAACATGGCGCGAGCAATTCATTGAAGAAACGGTGGAACTCCCCCTTCAGGAGTGGCTGGCTAAAGTGGGTTTGGAACTGGTGCCCCAAGACGCGTTGCCCTATACGGGACTTCAGTTCAAGCAGGAACATGGTTCTCTTCAAATCAAGGCAGTGCTACGGGACTCCCCCGCTGAACAGGCAGGCTTGGTGGCTGGGGATGAAATCATTGCCCTCAATGGTTGGCGCGTCAAGGCAGAGGACTGGTCAGAGCGACTGCGGGAATACTCAGTGGGAGAGACAATCCACCTGACATGGTTTCATGATCACCAATTGCACACTGGGGCGTTGATTTTAGGGCAACCCCAGCCCCGCTATCAGGTGCAGTGTCGTGCCGATGCCACGCCGAATCAGCGGGCACATCTAGAAGCTTGGTTGGGAGCCACAGCGGCGCAGCTTTAG
- a CDS encoding 16S rRNA (uracil(1498)-N(3))-methyltransferase, with protein sequence MRSPQRLVVSPSQIQDRQVWLTPEQVHYLRHVLRLKDSDIVSILDGQGQRWQGKLGVNEHTVELLEPEQLETELRVDIVLCLALLKAASFEQVLQQATELGVKRIIPIQTARSLLQPSANKYQRWQRILQEAAEQSERLYVPTLSDPLSVAEMVNLSPRGYIASLSASQLLWDCLPQMDFSQPIYLVIGPEGGWTTAELAQVLAAGWQAFSLGRRTLRAVTAAIASLTLVSHYSERHCATAQRH encoded by the coding sequence ATGCGATCGCCCCAGCGATTAGTCGTCTCACCCTCACAAATTCAGGATCGGCAGGTGTGGCTCACCCCTGAGCAAGTCCATTACCTGCGCCATGTCTTGCGGTTAAAAGATAGCGATATTGTCTCGATATTGGATGGTCAAGGGCAGCGATGGCAGGGCAAGCTGGGGGTCAACGAACATACCGTAGAGCTATTGGAGCCGGAACAGCTAGAGACAGAGCTAAGGGTAGACATTGTTTTATGTCTGGCGCTGCTGAAGGCAGCCAGCTTTGAGCAGGTGTTGCAACAGGCAACAGAATTGGGGGTCAAGCGCATTATTCCCATTCAAACCGCGCGATCGCTCCTGCAACCCAGTGCCAATAAATACCAGCGCTGGCAACGCATTCTCCAAGAGGCCGCCGAGCAGAGTGAGCGTCTTTACGTCCCTACCCTCAGTGATCCCCTCTCAGTTGCGGAAATGGTCAACCTTAGCCCAAGGGGCTACATCGCTAGTCTCAGTGCCTCCCAATTACTCTGGGACTGCTTGCCCCAGATGGATTTTTCCCAGCCCATTTATCTGGTGATTGGGCCAGAGGGAGGGTGGACAACCGCAGAGCTAGCACAGGTCTTAGCCGCCGGGTGGCAAGCCTTTTCCTTGGGGCGGCGTACCCTGAGAGCCGTCACGGCAGCGATCGCCAGCCTGACCTTAGTGAGCCATTACAGTGAGAGGCACTGCGCAACTGCACAACGGCATTGA
- the rpsJ gene encoding 30S ribosomal protein S10, translated as MAALQQKIRIRLKAFDHRLLDTSCDRIVDTAKRTGASPVGPIPLPTRRRIYCVLRSPHVDKDSREHFETRTHRRILDIYQPSPKTIDALMKLDLPAGVDIEVKL; from the coding sequence ATGGCTGCTTTACAACAGAAAATTCGTATTCGCCTTAAGGCCTTTGATCATCGGTTGCTCGATACTTCCTGCGATCGCATTGTGGATACCGCAAAAAGAACCGGTGCTTCCCCCGTTGGCCCGATTCCCCTACCCACCCGCCGTCGAATTTACTGCGTCCTGCGATCGCCCCACGTGGACAAGGACTCACGAGAGCATTTTGAAACCCGTACCCACCGTCGCATTCTCGATATTTACCAACCCTCACCCAAAACCATTGATGCCCTGATGAAATTGGATTTGCCGGCGGGCGTGGATATTGAGGTGAAATTGTAA